One Methylosarcina fibrata AML-C10 DNA segment encodes these proteins:
- a CDS encoding DEAD/DEAH box helicase family protein: MAVKPKTAKTGGKKTGQTLPFADKLVLNQWILSLLGIDTFAEHQDGNRRVRPMQLLAKQLRDCREGLDSDNLHYFYQQLQNHWQPGATLSPAALLNYEQNIVAHTLWLNEGRDRPIEWKYYQWLSLLFAEIYLHHYLADRDKLLAQLNDYVRRFNDHWHAKQYSTGISEYSADELNKLCLQNATGSGKTLLMHINYRQFAHYAKEAGKHDAVTRTLLITPNEGLSSQHEQELKQSGIEVSRLVLDNNDIGSTANLFASGYGHLSRIDFIEITKLGDKDGPNTIATRNLGDQNLILVDEGHRGMGKAEEEGWMKQRERLVEKGFAFEYSATFKEAVKASGNAKIEESYAKAVLFDYSYRYFYEDGYGKDYRIFNIPKTQTDHEFLYLSACLLSFYQQLRLYRERRLQYAAYNVEKPLWVFVGSSVAKATERNKKGETVVDDTASDIVQVLRFINRFLSEPQQAVKSIETLLHDNGTATGLVDRNGHDIFHGAFLFLRKQLQKGEKAAEMHADILGTLFNNRAGGQLHVLRLKGDSGELVLKAGHGDNHFGLINVGDALGLAKHIQETCPQIVVDDSDFVAAQFAGIKESSSPINLLIGAKKFVEGWDCWRVSTLGLMRVGRSEGSQIIQLFGRGVRLKGYEWSLKRSRAATPLKQPEYVHYLETLNVFGVQADFMEKFRGFLEEEGLPANDRKEVFQIPMNVTYDFGHKLKVIRPKLKKSDGREYSFSRDRAMPLLGGVPEAMRKNRIEVDWYPKIQAIVAQGVKSGAAAANANEAAFSDEHIAFLDINKLYFDLEQYKARENLYSLIIVPQAIHSLLKRHDWYVLYVPKNLMAMNHYANVRVWNQMALELLKKYCKRYYLHSVDAFIRPRFEVRELEKNDDNLPKDNESYHLTVDASEADLIADIEKLKSEIEEEINARKGSRLIPAKKLQACILDNHLYQPLLYAEKDCLISIAQVSLNDSEKNFVVDLMGWLEAHEPKLLENKTSIFLLRNKSRGSGIGFFEAGNFYPDFILWSVTGKRQVVAFIEPHGITHEGPEHDKVRFHKVIKEIEQRLSDKDVRLESFIVTPTRYQLVEAMGYDRQHWEDRHVLFMDTPAYVEILMKNIVPDD, encoded by the coding sequence ATGGCTGTAAAACCCAAAACCGCTAAGACCGGCGGCAAGAAGACCGGACAAACATTGCCGTTTGCCGACAAGCTGGTACTGAACCAATGGATCCTGTCTTTGCTGGGCATCGATACTTTTGCTGAACATCAAGACGGCAACCGCCGGGTGCGTCCCATGCAGTTGCTGGCGAAACAATTGCGCGATTGCCGGGAAGGTCTGGACAGCGACAACCTGCATTATTTTTATCAGCAACTGCAAAACCATTGGCAACCGGGCGCCACCTTGAGTCCGGCGGCGCTGCTCAACTACGAGCAAAACATCGTCGCCCACACGCTGTGGCTCAACGAAGGCCGGGACCGGCCGATCGAATGGAAATATTACCAATGGCTGTCGTTGTTGTTTGCGGAAATTTATCTGCACCATTACCTTGCCGACCGGGATAAACTCTTGGCGCAATTGAACGATTACGTGCGGCGCTTTAATGACCATTGGCACGCCAAGCAGTACAGCACCGGCATCAGCGAATACAGTGCAGACGAATTGAATAAACTGTGCCTGCAAAATGCGACCGGTTCCGGCAAGACCCTGCTGATGCACATCAACTATCGCCAGTTTGCCCATTACGCCAAGGAAGCCGGTAAGCACGACGCCGTGACGCGCACTTTGTTGATCACGCCGAACGAAGGCTTGAGCAGCCAGCACGAACAAGAGTTGAAACAGAGCGGCATCGAAGTATCGAGGTTGGTGCTGGACAACAATGACATCGGCAGTACCGCCAATCTTTTCGCCAGTGGTTACGGCCATTTGAGCCGTATAGACTTTATCGAGATCACCAAGCTGGGCGACAAGGACGGCCCGAATACCATCGCTACCCGCAACCTCGGCGATCAGAACCTGATCTTAGTGGACGAAGGCCATCGCGGCATGGGCAAGGCGGAAGAGGAAGGCTGGATGAAGCAGCGCGAACGGCTGGTAGAAAAAGGCTTTGCGTTCGAATATTCGGCGACGTTCAAAGAGGCGGTCAAAGCCTCCGGCAACGCCAAAATCGAAGAAAGTTACGCCAAAGCGGTATTGTTCGATTATTCCTACCGTTATTTTTATGAAGACGGTTACGGCAAGGACTATCGCATCTTCAACATTCCCAAAACGCAAACCGATCACGAGTTTTTATACCTGTCGGCCTGTTTGCTGAGTTTTTACCAGCAGTTGCGCTTGTACCGCGAACGCAGGCTTCAATATGCGGCTTATAACGTCGAGAAGCCGCTCTGGGTGTTTGTCGGTTCGAGCGTTGCCAAAGCCACCGAAAGGAATAAAAAAGGCGAGACGGTCGTTGACGACACCGCCTCCGATATCGTGCAGGTGTTGCGTTTCATCAACCGATTTCTGTCCGAGCCACAGCAAGCCGTCAAATCGATCGAAACCTTGTTGCACGACAACGGCACCGCGACCGGCTTGGTCGATAGGAACGGCCACGATATTTTCCATGGCGCATTTTTGTTTCTGCGCAAGCAACTACAAAAAGGCGAGAAGGCTGCCGAGATGCACGCCGACATCCTCGGCACGTTGTTCAACAACCGCGCCGGCGGTCAATTGCACGTTCTGCGTTTGAAAGGGGATAGCGGCGAGTTGGTTTTGAAAGCCGGTCATGGGGACAACCATTTCGGCTTGATTAATGTCGGCGATGCTTTGGGGCTGGCGAAGCACATACAAGAAACTTGCCCGCAAATCGTAGTGGACGACAGCGATTTTGTAGCCGCGCAATTCGCCGGCATCAAGGAATCGTCCTCGCCGATCAATCTGCTGATCGGAGCGAAAAAGTTTGTGGAGGGCTGGGATTGCTGGCGGGTTTCGACCTTGGGTTTGATGCGCGTCGGCCGCAGCGAGGGTTCGCAAATCATTCAGCTTTTTGGCCGGGGCGTGCGTTTGAAAGGCTACGAGTGGTCGTTGAAACGTTCGCGGGCGGCGACTCCGCTCAAACAACCGGAATACGTTCATTACCTGGAAACCTTGAACGTGTTCGGGGTGCAGGCCGATTTTATGGAGAAATTCCGCGGCTTTTTGGAAGAAGAAGGTCTCCCGGCCAACGACCGCAAGGAAGTGTTCCAGATTCCGATGAACGTCACTTACGATTTTGGCCACAAGCTGAAAGTGATCCGGCCCAAGCTGAAAAAAAGCGACGGCCGCGAATACAGTTTTTCCCGCGACAGAGCGATGCCCTTACTCGGCGGGGTTCCGGAGGCGATGCGCAAAAACCGCATCGAAGTGGACTGGTATCCCAAGATTCAGGCAATCGTCGCGCAAGGGGTAAAATCGGGCGCCGCTGCCGCCAATGCGAATGAAGCGGCCTTCAGCGATGAGCACATCGCCTTTCTGGACATCAACAAGCTTTATTTCGATTTGGAACAGTACAAGGCCAGGGAAAATCTGTACAGCCTGATCATTGTGCCGCAAGCCATCCACAGCCTGTTGAAACGTCATGACTGGTACGTGCTTTACGTGCCGAAAAACCTGATGGCGATGAATCACTACGCCAACGTGCGCGTCTGGAATCAAATGGCCCTGGAGTTGCTGAAAAAATACTGCAAACGGTATTACTTGCATTCCGTGGACGCGTTTATTCGACCCCGGTTTGAAGTTCGGGAGTTGGAAAAAAACGATGACAATTTACCAAAAGATAATGAATCCTACCATCTGACGGTCGATGCCAGCGAAGCGGATTTAATTGCCGACATCGAAAAATTGAAGTCCGAAATTGAAGAAGAAATTAATGCAAGGAAAGGTAGTCGACTAATTCCAGCTAAGAAATTGCAAGCCTGCATTTTGGATAATCATCTCTATCAACCATTGTTGTATGCAGAGAAAGACTGTCTGATTTCGATTGCCCAGGTTTCGCTCAACGACAGCGAGAAGAATTTCGTCGTGGATTTGATGGGTTGGCTGGAAGCCCATGAACCCAAGCTGCTCGAAAACAAAACATCCATTTTTCTGTTGCGCAATAAATCGCGCGGCAGCGGCATAGGTTTTTTCGAGGCGGGCAATTTTTATCCCGATTTTATCTTGTGGTCGGTTACCGGCAAACGACAGGTCGTCGCCTTTATCGAACCGCATGGCATTACCCATGAAGGGCCGGAGCACGACAAGGTGCGTTTCCATAAAGTCATCAAGGAAATCGAGCAACGTCTGTCTGATAAAGATGTTCGGCTGGAGAGTTTTATCGTCACTCCGACCCGTTATCAGTTGGTCGAAGCCATGGGATACGACCGTCAGCATTGGGAAGATCGGCACGTGTTGTTTATGGATACGCCGGCCTATGTGGAAATCCTGATGAAAAATATCGTTCCTGATGATTAA
- a CDS encoding DUF3016 domain-containing protein — translation MPGSTFRSLLLLALLNGAPAFAEVTIRFEPVERYTDLGLSGAATPAVQESLLKQLEKHLRQLGEQYLPKSDTLVIAIQDVDMAGAMEPWRSPNLINTRIIRDIYPPRFTLHYLWRDQAGRSKADREETLTDLNYLMRLDAARYLNNDPLRYEKALLDRWFRETFAAKPKQ, via the coding sequence ATGCCCGGATCAACTTTCAGATCCCTGCTTCTGCTTGCTCTCCTGAACGGCGCGCCGGCCTTCGCCGAAGTCACGATCCGCTTCGAACCCGTGGAACGCTACACCGATCTGGGTCTCAGCGGCGCCGCCACGCCGGCCGTTCAGGAGAGTCTTTTGAAACAGCTTGAAAAACACCTCAGACAGCTCGGCGAACAGTATCTGCCGAAAAGCGATACGCTGGTGATTGCAATCCAGGACGTCGACATGGCCGGCGCGATGGAGCCCTGGCGCTCGCCCAACTTGATCAATACCCGCATCATCCGCGACATCTACCCGCCGCGATTCACTTTGCATTACCTCTGGCGCGACCAAGCCGGCCGGTCCAAAGCCGACCGCGAGGAAACGCTGACCGACCTGAATTATCTGATGCGGCTGGATGCCGCCCGCTACCTGAACAACGACCCTTTGCGCTACGAAAAAGCGCTGTTGGATCGCTGGTTCCGGGAGACGTTTGCGGCAAAGCCCAAGCAGTGA
- a CDS encoding RNA polymerase sigma factor, which yields MSHTLLFTAFQESSLGYEENGARHPDKEAVQVEQLYMTHHASLKKFVLSRTRSREQTEVILQEVYLRLMEISDLSAIVNPGAYLKRMANNLWIDLQRRQQLRQKHMTDEPMEDVALEVAETQAAVFEQVHHAQLLAAYQQLLRELPPPAGEVLLLYQLEGLSHREIAQKFGKSKSWVEKTIAQALLYCRETLQGLDN from the coding sequence ATGTCTCACACTCTGCTGTTTACGGCTTTTCAGGAGTCGAGCCTCGGCTACGAGGAAAACGGCGCGCGCCATCCCGACAAAGAAGCCGTGCAGGTCGAGCAACTGTACATGACGCACCATGCCTCCCTGAAAAAATTCGTGCTGAGCCGCACCCGTTCCCGGGAGCAGACCGAAGTCATTCTGCAGGAGGTGTATTTGCGCCTGATGGAGATCAGCGACCTGTCGGCAATCGTCAACCCCGGCGCCTACCTGAAAAGGATGGCGAATAATCTGTGGATAGACCTGCAACGCCGGCAACAACTCAGGCAAAAGCACATGACCGACGAGCCGATGGAAGACGTCGCCCTGGAAGTGGCCGAAACCCAGGCCGCCGTTTTCGAGCAGGTCCATCACGCTCAATTGCTGGCAGCTTATCAACAATTGCTGCGGGAATTACCGCCGCCGGCCGGCGAGGTATTGCTGCTTTATCAACTGGAAGGATTGAGCCATCGGGAAATTGCTCAAAAATTCGGCAAATCGAAAAGCTGGGTCGAAAAAACCATCGCCCAAGCTTTGCTGTACTGCCGGGAAACATTGCAGGGGCTGGACAACTGA
- a CDS encoding ribbon-helix-helix protein, CopG family: MSVRFNVVLSDDLNRELDQAAQESETNKSEILRKAITLYLAAREGKRRGLKIGLVEPETQKLETEIIGL; the protein is encoded by the coding sequence ATGTCTGTCCGTTTTAACGTCGTATTGTCCGACGATCTCAATCGCGAGCTGGACCAAGCCGCTCAGGAAAGCGAAACCAATAAAAGCGAAATTTTACGCAAAGCCATTACCCTGTACCTGGCAGCGAGAGAAGGCAAGCGGCGCGGCTTGAAAATCGGTCTGGTGGAGCCGGAAACCCAAAAGTTGGAAACCGAAATTATCGGCTTATGA
- a CDS encoding IS4 family transposase: MNTGKTLFAQLMDFLPWTTFTRIVDRYDGNRRVRTFSCAEHYRVMAFAQLTYRESLRDIEASLSAQAHKLYHLGFREPVRRSTLADANETRDWRIYAEFAQRLIAHARTLYAQEDLGLELTNTVYALDSTTIDLCLSVFPWALFRSTKSAVKMHTLLDLRGNIPSFIHISDGKLHDVHALDLLLPEAGAIYVMDRGYIDFARLHALHRAGGFFVTRAKTNLAAHRVYSHPVDRETGLVCDQTIALDGFYTQKDYPDHLRRIRFNDLDNGKRLIFLSNHFELPALTICLLYKSRWQVELFFKWIKQHLRIKQFYGTSENAVKTQIWIAVSVYVLVAIIKKRLNLEASLYTLLQILSVTLFEKISLQQALVNSQHKSSSSDFDNQLDLFNF, translated from the coding sequence ATGAATACTGGCAAGACTTTGTTTGCCCAACTCATGGACTTTTTGCCATGGACCACATTCACGCGCATCGTCGACCGTTACGACGGCAACCGTCGGGTACGAACCTTTTCGTGCGCCGAACATTACCGAGTGATGGCCTTTGCGCAACTGACCTACCGGGAAAGCCTGCGCGACATCGAAGCCAGTTTGTCGGCGCAAGCCCACAAGCTCTACCACCTGGGGTTCCGGGAACCCGTGCGGCGCTCGACTCTGGCCGACGCCAACGAAACACGCGATTGGCGGATCTACGCGGAATTTGCTCAGCGGTTGATTGCTCATGCGCGAACACTCTACGCCCAGGAAGACTTGGGATTGGAACTGACGAACACGGTCTATGCGTTGGACTCGACCACGATCGACTTGTGCCTGTCGGTGTTTCCTTGGGCCTTGTTCCGATCCACCAAGTCGGCGGTCAAAATGCACACTTTGCTTGACCTTCGGGGCAACATTCCGAGTTTCATCCATATCTCTGACGGCAAGCTGCATGATGTCCATGCGCTCGATCTGTTGTTGCCCGAAGCCGGCGCCATCTATGTGATGGACCGGGGTTATATCGATTTTGCCAGACTCCATGCGCTGCACCGTGCGGGCGGTTTCTTTGTGACCCGTGCCAAAACCAACCTGGCTGCGCACCGCGTCTACTCCCATCCGGTGGACCGAGAAACCGGCTTGGTGTGCGACCAGACCATCGCGCTGGACGGCTTCTACACCCAGAAAGACTATCCCGATCATTTGCGCCGTATCCGTTTTAACGACCTCGACAACGGCAAGCGTTTGATCTTTCTGAGCAACCACTTCGAGTTACCGGCACTGACGATCTGCCTGCTCTATAAAAGCAGGTGGCAAGTTGAACTGTTTTTCAAATGGATCAAGCAGCATCTTCGCATCAAACAATTCTATGGAACCTCCGAGAACGCCGTAAAAACCCAAATCTGGATTGCCGTTTCGGTCTATGTGCTGGTTGCCATTATCAAGAAACGACTCAATTTGGAGGCTTCCCTGTACACTTTGTTACAGATTTTATCAGTCACTCTGTTTGAAAAAATCTCATTACAACAGGCACTTGTGAATTCACAACACAAATCCAGCAGCTCGGATTTCGATAACCAATTAGATTTATTTAACTTTTAA
- a CDS encoding TonB-dependent siderophore receptor, translating into MQKHHRCLKSTLLALHIVLYCSTGLAAKEPDANTRRHFQIAPQTLDSALKAFSAQSGLQLFYPAELVAGKNSPGLSGQFAPAQALQQLLKASGLQYRISNANTVTLEKSADPAKEPFEPQSATLPAMTVKGVAEYDSTDPYNPDYNRPNATTATKTDTPIMETPFSIQVVPRAVINDQQAIKVEDVAKNVSGVQPGNSDGNYYDGFIVRGFDIGNSTYRNGFRIQNTQSETVNLERLEVLKGAAAMLYGRIQPGGMLNLVTKKPLDTPYYSLQQQIGSYDLYRTTLDATGPVPGTDSLLYRFNLAYQNNESFRDFINTERIFVAPSLTWKASPSTQFNVNMEYRHENSASDYGLPAVGNRPAPIPISRNLGEPGANQRDDAWLVEFTGSHKFNDDWMLKGGVNANSTEYLWQDVSNRIGRLLPDAQGNPERILERGVWFGPSNRYSQGIYVDLTGHFDTWGAKHNVLFGGDYYNFEQDVSVFTNNYAPVGCPINIYAPTYGCVDFAKFRNAAPDSNTRNEEQWGGVYFQDQITLWEKLHILGGGRYDWATVQSGFSATSLNDIGPLNTIHNGRFNPRVGVTYQPWQWLSVYGNYTESLGSSNGTSNTGQAFAPQTAAQYEGGIKLAWQALTANLAFYHLTKDNILGADPNTGLSVPLGKARSQGIEVDVSGKVTDQLNLIATYAFTDARLLNSNSEGPAGSRVPNVPEHQASFWAKYNVTPQFSLGSGAYVVGQRQGDPAESFQLPGYVRWDAMAAYKWQIGKSRLTAQVNVNNILDKEYYKSGQTWTRLRIPAGEPLSVLGSLRLEF; encoded by the coding sequence ATGCAAAAACACCATCGATGCCTGAAAAGCACCCTGCTCGCCCTGCACATCGTCCTGTACTGTTCGACCGGGCTGGCGGCGAAAGAGCCGGACGCGAATACCCGCCGGCATTTTCAAATCGCGCCGCAGACTCTGGATTCAGCGCTCAAGGCGTTCAGCGCACAAAGCGGCCTGCAATTGTTTTATCCTGCCGAACTGGTCGCCGGAAAAAACAGCCCGGGACTGAGCGGACAATTCGCGCCGGCACAGGCCTTGCAACAGTTGCTCAAGGCCTCGGGATTGCAATACCGGATCAGCAACGCCAATACGGTGACGCTGGAAAAATCGGCGGATCCCGCCAAGGAACCTTTCGAGCCGCAATCGGCGACGCTGCCGGCGATGACGGTGAAGGGCGTGGCGGAGTATGATTCGACCGATCCTTATAACCCGGACTACAACCGGCCCAACGCCACGACCGCGACGAAGACCGATACGCCGATCATGGAAACGCCGTTCTCCATTCAGGTCGTGCCGAGGGCTGTGATCAACGACCAGCAAGCAATCAAGGTGGAAGACGTCGCCAAGAACGTCAGCGGCGTGCAGCCTGGAAACAGTGACGGCAACTATTACGACGGCTTTATCGTACGTGGTTTCGACATCGGCAACAGCACTTACCGGAACGGTTTCAGGATTCAAAATACCCAGAGCGAAACGGTGAATCTGGAGCGTCTCGAAGTTCTGAAAGGCGCCGCGGCGATGCTATATGGACGAATTCAACCCGGCGGGATGCTCAATCTGGTGACTAAAAAACCGCTGGACACGCCGTATTATTCCTTACAACAACAGATCGGCTCCTACGATCTGTACCGCACTACGCTCGATGCGACGGGGCCGGTGCCGGGCACCGACTCCTTACTGTACCGTTTCAATCTGGCTTATCAGAATAACGAATCTTTTCGCGATTTCATCAATACCGAGCGCATTTTCGTTGCCCCCAGCTTGACCTGGAAGGCTTCTCCGAGCACCCAGTTCAACGTCAATATGGAATATCGGCATGAAAACTCTGCGAGCGACTATGGTCTTCCGGCGGTCGGGAATCGGCCGGCACCGATTCCGATCAGCCGAAATTTGGGTGAACCGGGAGCCAATCAAAGGGACGACGCATGGTTGGTCGAATTTACCGGATCGCACAAATTCAATGACGACTGGATGCTCAAAGGCGGAGTGAATGCCAACTCGACCGAATACCTTTGGCAAGACGTATCCAATCGCATCGGCAGGCTGCTGCCGGATGCACAGGGCAATCCCGAACGCATCCTCGAAAGAGGCGTCTGGTTCGGCCCCAGCAATCGCTATTCTCAAGGGATCTATGTGGATTTGACCGGTCATTTCGATACTTGGGGCGCGAAACACAATGTCCTGTTCGGCGGCGATTATTATAACTTCGAGCAAGACGTCTCGGTATTCACCAATAACTACGCTCCGGTAGGCTGCCCGATCAATATTTATGCGCCGACTTATGGTTGCGTGGACTTCGCTAAATTCAGGAATGCGGCGCCGGATTCCAATACTCGTAATGAAGAGCAATGGGGAGGAGTTTATTTTCAGGATCAAATCACTCTGTGGGAGAAACTGCATATTCTAGGCGGCGGCCGTTACGATTGGGCAACGGTTCAATCGGGTTTTTCAGCCACGTCGCTCAATGACATCGGCCCGCTGAATACGATTCACAACGGACGCTTCAACCCGCGCGTGGGCGTGACTTATCAACCTTGGCAGTGGTTGTCGGTCTACGGTAACTATACGGAGTCTCTAGGCTCTTCCAATGGAACTTCGAATACTGGACAAGCGTTTGCACCGCAAACCGCCGCGCAATACGAAGGCGGCATCAAGCTGGCCTGGCAAGCCTTGACCGCCAATCTCGCGTTTTATCATTTGACCAAAGACAATATCCTGGGTGCCGATCCGAATACCGGTCTCAGCGTGCCGCTGGGCAAAGCGCGCAGTCAAGGCATCGAGGTCGACGTCTCCGGCAAGGTCACCGACCAATTGAATCTGATTGCGACTTATGCGTTTACCGATGCCCGTCTGCTCAATAGCAACAGCGAAGGCCCGGCCGGCAGCCGCGTGCCGAACGTACCCGAGCACCAGGCCAGTTTTTGGGCGAAGTACAACGTGACGCCGCAATTCAGCCTCGGCAGCGGCGCGTACGTGGTTGGGCAAAGGCAAGGCGATCCGGCCGAATCGTTTCAATTGCCCGGTTACGTCCGTTGGGATGCGATGGCTGCGTATAAGTGGCAAATCGGCAAAAGCCGTCTGACCGCGCAGGTCAACGTCAACAATATCCTGGACAAGGAATATTACAAATCCGGACAAACCTGGACACGGCTCCGAATCCCGGCTGGCGAGCCTTTGAGCGTGTTGGGTTCGTTGCGCCTGGAGTTCTGA
- a CDS encoding FecR family protein: protein MGCSSPFRGTIAFGSSKLQPFPKTIRSPSSGGRQYSFTLVLRTNNDSCLMNTDPPHDNRIQATAAAWVARLASREVSAGEREQFNRWIAASPAHRAAFFALRAHWQGLNEAVRLGAAPKRQRSCHRGLAVAASLVLAVLLYALHPALEDYWLADHVTAAGEQKNLILADGSTVVMNTGTALAVEFDAGTRRIRLLHGEAEFIVAHDPARPFVVVSENRAVTALGTEFSVSRWADEFAVTVFASAVRVTRNGRIVDELKRGHRLLLKGNDPPQTDRHADLDSALAWRRGRLIFTAKPLGEVVAEINRYRRGRLFLLAPAASRRPVSGVFDVDQLDSLLPVMADSLDLKLANPGGYWSALY from the coding sequence ATGGGATGTTCCTCGCCTTTTCGCGGGACAATCGCATTCGGTTCGAGTAAACTTCAGCCATTCCCAAAAACCATCCGAAGCCCTTCCTCGGGCGGACGGCAATATTCTTTCACATTGGTTCTGCGGACGAACAATGACTCTTGCTTGATGAATACCGACCCTCCCCACGATAACCGCATTCAGGCCACGGCGGCCGCCTGGGTGGCCAGGCTGGCTTCACGCGAAGTCAGCGCCGGGGAGCGCGAGCAGTTCAACCGGTGGATCGCGGCATCGCCCGCTCACCGCGCCGCGTTTTTCGCCCTGCGCGCGCACTGGCAGGGGCTCAACGAAGCGGTTCGACTGGGGGCGGCGCCGAAGCGGCAACGCTCATGCCATCGCGGCCTGGCGGTGGCAGCGAGCCTCGTGCTGGCTGTGCTGCTGTATGCGCTGCATCCTGCGCTCGAGGATTACTGGCTGGCCGATCACGTCACGGCGGCCGGCGAACAAAAAAACCTGATTCTGGCCGACGGCAGCACCGTCGTCATGAACACCGGCACCGCGCTGGCGGTCGAGTTCGATGCCGGGACGCGGCGCATCCGTCTGCTGCACGGCGAGGCGGAGTTCATCGTCGCCCACGACCCGGCCCGGCCTTTCGTCGTCGTTTCCGAAAACCGCGCGGTGACGGCGTTGGGCACCGAGTTCAGCGTCTCCCGCTGGGCCGACGAATTCGCCGTCACCGTGTTTGCCAGCGCCGTGCGCGTGACCCGGAACGGCCGGATCGTCGACGAACTCAAGCGCGGCCATCGGCTGCTCCTCAAGGGAAACGATCCTCCGCAAACCGACCGCCATGCCGATCTTGACAGCGCCCTGGCCTGGCGCCGGGGCAGGCTGATCTTTACCGCCAAACCGCTCGGCGAGGTGGTGGCGGAAATCAACCGCTACCGGCGCGGACGGTTGTTTCTGTTGGCGCCGGCCGCAAGCCGACGTCCGGTCAGCGGCGTGTTCGACGTCGACCAATTGGACTCGCTGCTGCCGGTGATGGCCGACTCGCTCGACCTCAAGCTGGCCAATCCCGGCGGGTACTGGTCGGCGCTGTATTGA
- a CDS encoding TonB-dependent siderophore receptor: protein MTPGANFTQNWYGLYFQDQIKFPFNIYGNVGVRYDNATTQNNRNGLATDDDHVSPRGGLLWKPLQWLSVYGSYSQNFGASNNMWSAPGQQLLPPQTAEQWELGAKTEFFGGRLTASYAYFDLTKQNLPVPDPKHYPLMITSGEQESRGHELELAGEILPGWRAVAAYTHLSYANINLGWNGGVGDDTGNRLFNAPRNYGSLWNTYEFQNASLRGLKVGGGIIASSQSQGNNNNDFQLPGYVTLNLMSSYNTKINGKSVTFQINANNLLDKTYYPGSNSWSMIGVGTPRTFLGSVRLEF from the coding sequence GTGACCCCTGGTGCGAACTTTACCCAGAATTGGTACGGCTTGTATTTCCAGGATCAGATCAAGTTCCCATTCAACATCTACGGCAACGTCGGTGTCCGCTACGACAATGCCACCACTCAAAACAATAGGAATGGCTTAGCAACAGACGATGATCATGTCAGCCCGCGCGGCGGCTTATTGTGGAAACCGCTGCAATGGTTGTCCGTGTACGGCAGTTATAGCCAAAACTTTGGCGCCTCCAACAATATGTGGAGTGCACCGGGGCAACAACTGTTGCCGCCGCAAACCGCGGAGCAATGGGAATTGGGCGCAAAAACCGAATTTTTCGGTGGTAGGTTGACGGCCAGTTACGCCTATTTCGACCTAACCAAGCAAAACCTCCCGGTTCCCGATCCCAAGCATTATCCGTTGATGATAACCAGTGGCGAACAGGAAAGTCGAGGGCATGAGTTGGAACTGGCCGGAGAAATTTTACCCGGCTGGCGAGCAGTTGCCGCGTATACGCATCTGTCCTACGCTAATATCAACTTGGGGTGGAACGGCGGCGTTGGCGACGACACCGGGAACCGTTTGTTCAACGCGCCGCGTAATTACGGTAGTTTGTGGAATACCTACGAATTCCAGAACGCAAGCCTGCGCGGACTCAAAGTGGGCGGCGGCATCATCGCCTCCAGCCAAAGCCAAGGCAACAATAATAACGACTTCCAGTTGCCCGGTTATGTCACGCTTAATCTGATGTCGAGCTACAACACGAAAATCAACGGCAAATCGGTCACTTTCCAAATCAATGCCAATAATTTGCTCGACAAAACTTACTATCCCGGGTCGAATTCGTGGAGCATGATTGGCGTTGGCACTCCGCGTACCTTTCTGGGATCCGTAAGGCTTGAGTTTTAA